A stretch of Babesia bigemina genome assembly Bbig001, chromosome : III DNA encodes these proteins:
- a CDS encoding 60S acidic ribosomal protein p1, putative, whose translation MASVPMSQLSPEQRDELLCVYSSLILYDEGLDINAENITKLINAVGVKVQPFRPMLFAKALAGKNIAELFAGVGAAAAAPVAAAAAAAPAAGDAKAESKKAEPEPEEEDDDMGFSLFD comes from the coding sequence ATGGCATCCGTCCCGATGTCGCAGCTCTCCCCCGAGCAGCgcgacgagctgctgtgCGTATACTCATCGCTCATCCTCTACGACGAGGGCCTCGACATCAACGCCGAGAACATCACCAAGCTGATCAACGCCGTCGGCGTCAAGGTCCAGCCCTTCAGGCCGATGCTGTTCGCCAAGGCCCTTGCTGGCAAGAACATCGCTGAACTCTTCGCCGGCGTCGGCGCGGCTGCTGCCGCCCCCGTTGCcgcggccgccgcagctgcccccgctgctggtgacgCCAAGGCCGAGTCCAAGAAGGCGGAGCCTGAgcccgaggaggaggacgacgacATGGGTTTCTCGCTCTTCGACTAA
- a CDS encoding Apolipophorin-III superfamily protein, putative has translation MAPKQLTQCPENLREAIDWLLQNKSEGNLPKLANAVKDLIDQAVEDARSSLISNKNENACVEVTAKDIELCELLKSRLELLHKHEKNLENFFGDKDSGINPLAAIIEKVCSGFEHLLGYDSGNYTGRGIVYSDCDRLRDAVLMYLHGVLESVKMDPSIQVYMPVSEPILVVVLNTLEFSAGKGSTRFTESIGEVTKWLSNFEKIFTALTNAAITKFDDIKLDHIEGTKGFKKALEALNGASPSKRNAVFAALQKCLKKANELESTTLKKALEAIEVLDSDIKNKVQKSVMQVETLVKAFAQSAQNTSLLEVLAKVDETLGRLPVEVERKIKNGGHETVEQFRAKMEMLHGGVNTLKDDQFNELKKSVDSGIKNYGDKVSSTMNTVSRDYKNKIIATLTTVVAKVSVLSTQLIDAQAEELEKELQNQLESLPLTALRGQFVKNETYESLLKRKKSEIQSIRSQLKSENLDEENIHQYKSKISGSISKVLDAINRTNSVWQKEIQQQLQGLHKDVQNVHTIKQQAESRLLLARLEKQIDCLERLAKMTGDGSVKDTLKTATSNVSKLNQELERTRVDAAFWLNQHRDYLKDAFQNAQQASNKLAATIKEKNSQDPAVNSTSVFTNSKIDELLKKFEDEFKGHIKDLIEKVGMKSTDNNSVHKLLDELQSHINALQHAIRSLTDHVSIVERSLQHWIGKANRDLTSAFHEAKEAITKLGQQMKTEVENALTDIIKEAKEKYGQTMSANLTELNDNLTSEIKNIKDIIYEDFNHGAKGLLRQLNSFVNGIDIIKDIKTSTYQILDAPRKSSLSLAVLIVKIGFKRFIKGVSEQRDVKSEKSKIDEVSQSLDKLLQQIYTSDHFDNDVNIMRDRFIDTLNALSAETMDDAPKRVLKPLKYGLEKFVEELNKAYVSTYSLQKWNDADKIKYAKVFCSVLEILYADLDILHSECNARGTWRDTRIRLNEQNNKENLLGYFLKKCGYRVASGHDRQDGELQNKTDCTGQSILKRLTNDKNVFNSPNNDAGNLYNLYETLYTYYNICHCKYFPDVKHPCTVKDMLIWLTGLWHHPMLDPLKDHIKEILVAPEKYKNSNYLSIPIEELKLDPTSTVTAKMIFDTLQEIGTQSHNVLTTILGYGGQSATYACDFANNALGLHYPSTGDECLHTLLDILRRLFPVLRFLQSQCGNPASDYGWFQCRYGKDIEPANWHCDDHSTTKVDCNSRSPLMSYLSDCLPGYLPHQLTSIGCDPVCTTCSTSEKGMPCLLPLGFRAFSGRTRRGSDIREILDKFFNIPNHSTLFCLVATPPATLPEHFGFVLSIVREIQSGGTPPLKTAIKSTIIDSSIGIYDELADLTSALRDTYGSEYVRHNECVHPHLITLTSSSICYGESKKIHWAPYLRSLCTDLYKHLANRNSEPYLSWVLYLPWVFRDCLKNLHDAFNHISCEDWSCLRCLDGDGCRSGQHGLVEQAEGQPARPCCQCLSAVNCEGVLPTLYKYGFTFGDVFTLKDPSTRRSCSDFSNHLRDVLDSEHFGNLFTKCDEYLFKTRGPFIWTLFALWILSLLYLLYVLLGSVDTFYIRSHWRSLSSHNIYAQSLLAASRGNKIAKLAYLQV, from the coding sequence ATGGCGCCGAAACAACTCACTCAGTGCCCCGAGAACCTGCGGGAGGCCATAGATTGGCTACTTCAAAACAAGTCAGAAGGCAACCTTCCAAAGCTGGCCAATGCTGTTAAAGACCTGATAGACCAGGCTGTTGAGGACGCTAGGAGTAGTCTGATATCTAATAAAAATGAGAATGCATGTGTAGAGGTGACCGCAAAAGACATTGAACTTTGTGAGCTGCTTAAATCCAGGTTGGAGTTACTGCATAAACATGAAAAGAATCTTGAAAACTTCTTTGGTGATAAAGATTCTGGAATAAACCCATTAGCGGCGATTATAGAGAAAGTTTGTTCCGGTTTTGAGCATCTCTTAGGTTACGATTCTGGAAACTACACTGGTCGTGGCATCGTGTATAGCGATTGCGATCGTTTGCGTGACGCCGTTTTAATGTACTTGCATGGAGTATTGGAAAGTGTTAAAATGGATCCAAGTATACAGGTATACATGCCTGTATCAGAGCCGATTTTGGTAGTAGTTCTTAACACATTAGAGTTCTCAGCTGGGAAGGGTTCTACGCGTTTTACGGAGTCCATTGGTGAAGTTACCAAGTGGTTGAGTAATTTTGAAAAGATTTTCACCGCTTTAACTAATGCAGCAATAACGAAATTTGATGATATCAAATTAGACCATATTGAGGGTACCAAAGGTTTCAAAAAGGCTCTGGAAGCATTGAATGGCGCGTCGCCCAGTAAGCGTAATGCCGTCTTCGCTGCGCTGCAGAAGTGCCTTAAAAAAGCCAACGAATTGGAATCCACAACACTTAAAAAGGCTTTAGAGGCTATTGAAGTTTTGGATTCCGACATTAAGAACAAGGTTCAGAAATCTGTAATGCAGGTTGAAACGTTGGTTAAGGCGTTCGCTCAGTCGGCGCAGAACACTAGTTTGCTTGAGGTGTTGGCAAAGGTTGATGAAACATTAGGACGTTTGCCGGTTGAAGTGGAACGTAAAATTAAGAATGGTGGGCATGAAACTGTTGAACAATTTAGGGCCAAAATGGAGATGCTGCATGGGGGGGTGAATACTCTTAAGGATGATCAGTTTAACGAGCTGAAAAAGTCCGTTGATTCGGGTATTAAGAATTACGGTGACAAAGTTAGCAGCACGATGAATACTGTTTCCCGAGACTATAAAAATAAAATAATAGCTACCCTTACGACTGTCGTCGCAAAAGTTTCAGTCCTTTCAACCCAACTCATTGACGCTCAGGCtgaagaacttgaaaaaGAACTTCAAAACCAGTTGGAAAGTTTACCTCTAACGGCGCTTAGAGGGCAATTTGTGAAGAACGAGACGTATGAAAGCCTGCTCAAAAGGAAAAAATCAGAGATTCAGAGTATTAGATCCCAACTCAAAAGTGAGAATTTGGATGAAGAAAACATCCATCAGTACAAAAGTAAAATTTCAGGATCAATTAGTAAGGTTCTTGACGCTATAAACAGAACCAACAGCGTCTGGCAGAAGGAAATTCAGCAGCAGTTGCAGGGGTTGCATAAAGATGTTCAAAATGTTCATACTATCAAACAACAGGCAGAATCGCGGCTTTTGTTGGCACGACTTGAAAAACAGATTGACTGCCTTGAACGTTTGGCAAAAATGAccggtgacggcagcgttAAAGACACATTGAAAACCGCTACTTCTAACGTTTCAAAGCTTAACCAAGAGCTTGAACGGACACGCGTTGATGCAGCGTTTTGGTTGAACCAGCATAGAGACTATTTAAAGGACGCTTTCCAAAATGCACAGCAAGCATCGAACAAACTTGCAGCAACCATAAAAGAAAAAAATTCACAAGATCCTGCCGTGAACTCCACTTCTGTTTTTACAAATTCGAAGATTGATGAGTTACTTAAGAAATTCGAGGATGAATTTAAGGGTCATATTAAAGATCTAATTGAGAAAGTTGGTATGAAATCTACCGACAATAACAGTGTACACAAGCTCTTGGATGAACTTCAAAGTCATATAAATGCTCTACAACATGCAATTAGGAGTCTTACAGACCATGTATCCATCGTAGAAAGATCATTGCAACACTGGATTGGCAAGGCAAACCGTGACCTTACATCGGCTTTCCATGAGGCCAAGGAGGCCATCACTAAGCTGGGGCAGCAGATGAAAACTGAAGTTGAGAATGCACTCACGGACATTATAAAGGAGGCCAAAGAAAAATATGGGCAAACTATGAGTGCCAACCTTACAGAGTTAAACGATAATTTAACGTCGGAGATTAAAAATATTAAAGACATTATATATGAAGACTTTAATCACGGAGCCAAAGGCTTGTTGCGGCAGTTAAATAGTTTTGTAAATGGAATTGATATCATTAAGGACATTAAGACGTCAACTTATCAAATCTTGGATGCCCCCCGAAAATCTTCGCTCAGTTTGGCGGTATTAATTGTCAAAATAGGTTTTAAACGTTTCATAAAGGGAGTATCTGAACAACGTGACGTTAAATCGGAGAAGTCAAAAATAGATGAAGTCTCCCAGAGCCTTGACAAATTGCTTCAGCAAATATACACATCCGATCATTTCGACAACGATGTAAATATAATGCGTGATAGGTTTATAGACACCTTGAACGCATTATCTGCTGAGACCATGGATGATGCACCTAAAAGAGTGCTGAAGCCTTTGAAATAtggcctcgagaaattTGTAGAGGAGCTTAACAAGGCTTATGTGTCAACGTACAGCTTACAGAAGTGGAACGATGCAGATAAAATAAAATATGCGAAGGTCTTTTGTAGCGTTCTTGAAATTCTATATGCAGACTTGGATATTTTACACAGTGAGTGTAACGCTAGAGGCACTTGGAGGGATACAAGGATTCGTTTAAACGAGCAAAATAATAAGGAGAATCTCCTTGGCTACTTCCTCAAAAAGTGCGGTTACCGTGTTGCTTCAGGACATGACAGGCAAGATGGTGAATTGCAAAATAAAACCGATTGCACGGGCCAGAGTATTCTTAAACGTCTTACCAATGATAAAAATGTGTTCAACTCACCCAACAATGATGCCGGTAACCTGTACAATCTTTATGAAACGCTTTACACTTACTATAACATTTGTCACTGCAAGTATTTCCCTGATGTCAAACATCCATGCACTGTTAAAGATATGCTGATCTGGCTGACCGGTCTGTGGCATCATCCTATGCTAGACCCACTCAAAGACCACATCAAGGAGATTTTAGTAGCACCCGAGAAATACAAGAATTCAAATTATTTGAGTATTCCTATTGAAGAACTAAAACTTGATCCCACGTCTACTGTCACAGCGAAAATGATATTCGACACGTTGCAAGAAATTGGCACGCAATCACACAACGTCCTCACCACCATCCTGGGATACGGTGGCCAATCGGCCACCTATGCCTGTGACTTTGCCAATAACGCCTTAGGTTTACATTATCCTTCTACCGGCGACGAGTGCCTGCACACGTTGCTTGATATCCTTCGCAGATTGTTCCCCGTGCTCAGATTCCTGCAAAGCCAGTGTGGTAACCCGGCGTCGGACTATGGGTGGTTTCAGTGCAGATACGGTAAAGATATCGAACCAGCTAATTGGCATTGTGATGATCATTCTACGACCAAAGTTGATTGTAACAGCAGGTCACCACTAATGTCATACCTCAGTGATTGCTTACCCGGTTACTTGCCTCACCAACTTACCAGCATCGGTTGTGACCCCGTGTGTACCACTTGTTCCACTTCAGAAAAGGGCATGCCTTGCCTGCTTCCCTTGGGCTTTAGAGCCTTTTCTGGAAGAACACGTAGAGGTAGTGACATACGTGAGATTCTAGATAAATTCTTCAATATCCCCAATCATTCAACCCTGTTTTGCCTGGTGGCCACACCGCCGGCCACACTGCCAGAGCATTTCGGATTTGTGTTATCGATAGTTAGGGAAATTCAGAGCGGTGGCACTCCCCCATTAAAAACGGCCATAAAATCAACCATTATCGATTCATCCATTGGCATATACGACGAACTTGCCGATCTCACCAGTGCGCTTCGTGATACCTATGGTTCAGAGTATGTCAGACACAATGAGTGTGTCCACCCTCACCTCATTACTCTCACAAGCTCAAGCATATGTTATGGCGAGAGTAAGAAAATACACTGGGCCCCTTATCTCCGTTCCTTGTGCACCGATTTATACAAGCATTTAGCCAACAGGAACTCGGAACCATACCTATCATGGGTTCTATACCTGCCATGGGTTTTCCGCGATTGCTTGAAAAACTTACATGACGCCTTCAACCATATCTCTTGTGAGGATTGGAGTTGCCTTCGATGTTTGGATGGGGATGGGTGCAGGAGCGGGCAACACGGCCTCGTTGAACAGGCAGAGGGGCAGCCTGCTAGGCCTTGTTGCCAATGCCTCTCTGCCGTAAACTGCGAAGGAGTTTTGCCCACACTTTACAAATATGGTTTCACGTTTGGAGATGTATTTACTTTGAAAGACCCAAGCACCCGTAGGTCGTGTTCAGATTTCTCCAACCACCTTCGAGATGTGTTGGATTCAGAACACTTCGGAAACCTTTTTACAAAGTGTGACGAGTACCTATTTAAGACCAGAGGGCCGTTCATCTGGACACTGTTTGCCCTATGGATCttatcgctcctctatctgTTGTACGTCCTCCTCGGCTCCGTCGACACGTTCTACATCCGCTCGCACTGGAGATCATTGTCATCCCACAACATATATGCCCAATCGCTACTTGCCGCCTCCCGCGGAAACAAGATCGCAAAGCTTGCGTACCTGCAGGTGTGA
- a CDS encoding cytochrome c family protein, putative, with product MAVGANWDDIPDDFVLPAGNAKRGAKLFKKHCQQCHSMRPDNRQTSGFATVGPTLFNVYCRTAGVAGHDSVTGITDTLQNAGIVWTDANLMRYMKNPERFVSAVVGMNFAGLPNFQDRVDIVHFLRDLTPEGEVGQKILKECKQR from the exons ATGGCAGTCGGCGCAAACTGGGACGACATCCCAGACGACTTCGTGCTCCCGGCCGGAAACGCCAAGCGCGGCGCGAAGCTCTTCAAGAAGCACTGCCAGCAGTGCCACTCCATGCGGCCTGACAACCGCCAAACCTCAG GATTCGCGACCGTCGGGCCGACGCTGTTCAACGTGTACTGCCGCACGGCGGGCGTTGCAGGGCACGACAGCGTAACGGGCATCACAGACACCCTGCAGAACGCCGGAATCGTGTGGACCGACGCTAACCTAATGAG GTACATGAAGAACCCGGAGCGCTTCGTCAGCGCAGTGGTGGGGATGAACTTCGCGGGACTCCCGAACTTCCAGGACCGGGTCGACATCGTCCACTTCCTGCGCGACCTCACGCCAGAAGGCGAGGTCGGACAGAAGATCCTCAAGGAGTGCAAGCAGCGTTAG
- a CDS encoding vacuolar ATP synthase catalytic subunit A, putative, with the protein MESKPCGTIYKVSGPLVIAENMPGTKMYELVHVGPQNICGEIIRIDGNSVFIQVYESTSGLRVGDPVKNTGMPLSVELGPGILDNVFDGTQRPLHRIYDAYQEYYVPLGVNMPSLDRTKIWSYTPNPSITVGSMVTGGDIFGTVEENDIFTKHHIMVPPNVSGKVTYAAPAGNYTIEERLLEVESLGEVKVCKMYHVWPVRQPRPIVKKVPSTKPLLTGQRVLDALFPAVMGGTCAVPGAFGCGKTCISHALAKYGNTDITVYVGCGERGNEIAEVLKEFPELKTTVNGKEVSIMKRTCLVANTSNMPVAAREASIYTGITLCEYFRDMGYNACMMADSTSRWAEALREISGRLAEMPADSGYPAYLASRLSAFYERAGSVECTGTPSREGSVTIVGAVSPPGGDFSCPVTAATMSIVQVFWGLDKKLAQRKHFPSVNWTTSFSKYEKQLENFFEESCPDFMPGVKVLKNVLQKEGELLEIVQLVGRDSLSEDQKVTLEVAKIIREDFLQQNSFTDYDYKCPLYKTAGMLNCIVSFYNECLKAISESGKRGHKLGWGTIYNTMRATINKITGLKFSDPLMPEEEFQTTVKALNEEIVSGLRQLIDV; encoded by the exons ATGGAGTCAAAGCCGTGCGGTACCATATACAAGGTCTCCGGACCAT TGGTCATCGCGGAGAACATGCCGGGGACCAAGATGTACGAGCTGGTGCATGTTGGCCCGCAGAACATTTGCGGAGAGATCATCCGTATCGATGGCAACTCTGTCTTCATCCAGGTCTACGAGAGCACAT CCGGACTCCGGGTGGGCGACCCCGTCAAGAATACGGGAATGCCGCTCTCTGTGGAACTCGGCCCCGGGATTCTGGACAACGTATTTGACGGGACGCAGAGGCCTCTGCACCGTATCTACGACGCATACCAGGAGTACTACGTCCCCCTCGGCGTCAACATGCCCTCGCTGGACCGCACCAAGATCTGGTCGTACACCCCCAACCCCAGCATCACCGTGGGATCGATGGTCACCGGCGGCGACATTTTCGGCACCGTGGAGGAAAACGACATCTTCACCAAGCACCACATCATGGTACCGCCGAATGTCAGCGGAAAGGTCACCTACGCCGCGCCAGCGGGCAACTACACCATCGAGGAGAGGCTGCTGGAGGTGGAGAGCCTCGGTGAAGTCAAGGTCTGCAAGATGTACCACGTGTGGCCGGTGCGACAGCCCAGGCCGATTGTGAAAAAGGTGCCCTCGACCAAACCGCTGCTCACGGGACAGCGTGTGCTTGACGCACTCTTCCCCGCTGTCATGGGCGGTACCTGCGCCGTCCCGGGAGCTTTCGGTTGTGGCAAGACCTGCATTTCACAC GCCCTGGCGAAGTATGGTAACACCGATATCACCGTCTACGTGGGCTGTGGTGAGCGTGGTAACGAGATCGCCGAGGTGCTCAAGGAGTTCCCGGAGCTCAAGACCACAGTCAACGGCAAAGAGGTCAGCATCATGAAGCGCACGTGCCTCGTCGCAAACACGTCCAACATGCCCGTGGCGGCCAGGGAAGCCAGTATCTACACCGGAATCACACTCTGTGAGTACTTCAGGGACATGGGTTACAACGCGTGCATGATGGCGGACTCCACCAGCCGTTGGGCTGAGGCGCTGCGTGAGATCTCCGGCCGTCTGGCCGAGATGCCCGCGGATTCGGGCTACCCGGCGTACCTGGCGTCCCGGTTGTCGGCTTTCTATGAGCGCGCGGGCTCCGTGGAATGCACCGGAACGCCTTCGCGTGAGGGGTCGGTCACCATCGTGGGTGCGGTGTCGCCACCGGGTGGTGACTTCTCGTGCCCAGTCACCGCCGCTACCATGTCGATCGTGCAGGTGTTCTGGGGGCTCGACAAGAagctggcgcagcgcaAACACTTCCCCTCGGTCAACTGGACCACTTCCTTCTCCAAGTACGAGAAGCAGCTGGAGAACTTCTTCGAGGAGTCCTGCCCCGACTTCATGCCCGGAgtcaaggtgctgaaaAACGTGCTGCAGAAGGAGGGCGAACTGCTCGAAATCGTGCAGCTGGTCGGACGTGACTCGCTCTCGGAGGACCAGAAGGTCACCCTGGAGGTGGCCAAGATCATCAGGGAGGACTTCCTCCAGCAGAACTCATTCACCGACTACGACTACAAGTGCCCGCTCTACAAAACAGCCGGCATGCTCAACTGCATCGTCAGCTTCTACAACGAGTGCCTGAAGGCCATCTCGGAGTCGGGGAAACGCGGACACAAGCTGGGCTGGGGCACCATCTACAACACCATGCGCGCCACCATCAACAAGATCACCGGACTCAAGTTCTCCGACCCGTTGATGCCTGAGGAGGAGTTCCAGACTACAGTAAAGGCACTGAACGAAGAGATCGTCAGCGGCCTCCGCCAGCTGATCGATGTCTGA